A genomic segment from Nicotiana tabacum cultivar K326 chromosome 7, ASM71507v2, whole genome shotgun sequence encodes:
- the LOC107777032 gene encoding expansin-B15-like: MATNFPQCLFLWIFVAFCSYLIRFSSCQQSGYSPAVATFYENSTSPGSGGACGLENDIASAPYNAMITAGNQALFKQGSGCGACYQVLCTQDQNSHCSGNSITVTLTDECPGACNNDPVHFDISGIAFGKLAKSGEASL; this comes from the exons ATGGCTACAAATTTTCCTCAGTGTCTTTTCCTTTGGATTTTTGTAGCTTTTTGCTCGTATTTGATTAGATTTTCCTCTTGCCAACAAAGCGGATATTCACCAGCCGTTGCAACCTTTTATGAAAATTCTACTAGTCCTGGGAGTG GTGGAGCATGTGGGCTCGAAAATGACATAGCAAGTGCTCCCTACAATGCAATGATCACGGCCGGAAATCAAGCTCTTTTTAAGCAAGGCTCTGGATGTGGTGCATGCTACCAG GTATTGTGCACCCAAGACCAAAATTCGCATTGTTCAGGGAATTCAATAACAGTAACCCTTACAGATGAGTGCCCTGGAGCATGCAATAATGATCCGGTTCACTTTGATATAAGTGGAATTGCCTTTGGAAAATTGGCAAAGTCTGGTGAAGCTTCACTATAA